TCACATTGGCCGCCGCAAAATGACCGGCCATTGCTTTATTGACTCGTGATGATTTCACGTCGCCCACAGTCACCTGAACAGCGCGATAACCATCGTTTTCGATACCTTTAACCTGAGTGACCCGATTGGAGTCGATCTGCAGTACGGTTACCGGCACAGACGAGCCATCTTCGCAAAAAACCCTGGTCATACCGCACTTACGACCTATAAGACCTATTGACATCTGCCAATTCCTCTATCTTTTAATTCAACTTAATTTGAACATCCACGCCTGCGGCAAGATCCAGTTTCATCAATGCATCAACGGTCTTGTCGGTAGGCTCTACAATGTCCAGCAATCTTTTATAGGTTCTTAATTCGTATTGATCCCGGGCATCTTTATTGACATGCGGCGAGATCAAAATCGTGAACCGTTCTTTTTTAGTAGGCAACGGAATCGGCCCTTTGACTTGCGCACCGGTTCTTCTTGCAGTTTCTACTATTTCACCAGCCGATTGATCGATCAATTTGTGATCAAATGATTTCAAACGGATTCTGATTGTTTGATTTGACATTGTTTATTACTCGATAATAGAAGCCACAACGCCCGCACCAACGGTACGGCCGCCTTCGCGAATCGCAAACCGCAACCCTTCGTCCATCGCGATCGGCGAGATCAGGGTGATTTCGACGGCGATGTTGTCGCCCGGCATCACCATTTCGGTGCCTTCCGGCAGCTTGACCGCGCCGGTCACGTCGGTGGTCCGGAAATAGAACTGTGGCCGGTAGCCATCGAAGAAGGGGGTATGACGGCCGCCTTCTTCCTTCGATAACACGTAGATTTCCGCCTTGAACTGTTTGTGCGGCTTGATCGTGCCTTTTTGCGCCAACACCTGGCCGCGCTCCACATCATCGCGCTTGGTGCCGCGCAGCAGGATGCCGACGTTGTCGCCCGCCTGGCCTTGATCCAACAGCTTGCGGAACATTTCCACGCCGGTGCAGGTGGTGGTTTGGGTCGGACGGATGCCGACGATTTCCACTTCCTGACCGACCTTGATGATACCGCGCTCGACCCGGCCGGTGACGACCGTACCGCGACCCGAGATCGAGAACACGTCTTCGATCGGCATCAGGAAGGCACCGTCCACGGCGCGCTCCGGTAGCGGGATATAGCTATCCAGGGCGTCGACCAGTTTGATGATGGCGGGCACGCCCACTTCGCTTTGGTCGCCTTCCAGGGCCTTCAAGGCCGATCCGACGATGATCGGGGTGTCGTCGCCCGGGAATTCGTACAGGTCCAGCAGCTCGCGGATTTCCATTTCAACCAAGTCGATCAGCTCGGCATCGTCCACCATGTCCGCCTTGTTCAGGAACACCACGATGTAGGGCACGCCGACCTGGCGGGACAACAGGATGTGCTCGCGGGTTTGCGGCATTGGGCCGTCGGCCGCCGAGACCACCAGGATCGCGCCGTCCATCTGCGCCGCACCGGTAATCATGTTCTTCACGTAGTCCGCATGGCCCGGGCAGTCCACATGCGCATAGTGCCGGGCTGCCGATTGGTACTCCACGTGCGAGGTGGCGATCGTGATCCCCCGCGCCCGCTCTTCCGGCGCATTGTCGATCTGGTCGAACGCTTTGACTTCGCCGCCTTGCAGTTCCGCCATGACTTTGGTCAATGCCGCGGTCAAGGTCGTCTTGCCGTGGTCGACGTGTCCGATCGTGCCGACGTTTACGTGTGGCTTGCTACGGGAAAATTTCTCTTTGGCCATGTGTCAATACCCTATTCTTTTAATATTCAAAATAATGAAGATTTTTTAATAATCGCATCCGCAATACTTGCCGGCGCCTCAGTGTACTTTTCAAATTGCATCGTATATGTCGCCCGTCCCTGAGTCGCCGACCGTAAATCGGTCGCATAACCAAACATTTCGGCAAGCGGCACTTCACAGCTGATTGCCTTGCCTGACGGCGTATCTTCCATGCCATGGATCACACCGCGCCGCCGGTTGATATCGCCGACCACATCGCCCATATAATCTTCGGGCGTGATCACTTCCACTTTCATGATCGGCTCAAGCAAGACCGGATCCGCCTTTCTCGCGCCTTCACGGAAACACATCGAACCGGCGATTTTAAACGCCATTTCGCTCGAATCGACATCGTGGTAGGAACCGTCAAACAAGGTCACCTTGACATCAAGAACCGGGTAGCCGGCCAACACACCACTTTTCAATTGCTCCTGCACGCCTTTATCGACCGCAGGAATGTATTCTTTCGGGACTATGCCACCGACAATGCCGTTCACGAACTGATAACCTTCACCCGGCTCCTGCGGCTCGATTCGCAGCCAGACATGACCGTATTGACCGCGCCCTCCGGACTGCCTGACGAACTTGCCTTCCTGCTCGACCCTTTTCCGTATCGTTTCGCGATAGGCCACTTGCGGCGCGCCGACATTCGCTTCAACATTAAACTCTCTGCGCATCCGGTCGACGATAATTTCCAGATGCAGCTCACCCATTCCCGAAATGATGATCTGCCCCGTTTCCTCATCCGTTCTGACGCGGAAGGAAGGATCCTCCTGGGCAAGTTTGCCGAGCGCAATGCCCATCTTTTCCTGGTCGGCCTTTGTTCTCGGTTCTACCGCCACGGAAATGACCGGCTCAGGGAAATCCATCCGCTCCAGCACGATTTTATGATCCTGATCGCACAAAGTGTCGCCAGTCGTAACATCTTTTAAGCCGATCGCAGCGGCAATGTCGCCCGCACGAACTTCCTTGATTTCTTCGCGGCTGTTCGCATGCATCTGCACCAACCGACCAATCCGTTCTCTGCGTCTTTTAACCGAGTTATAGACACTGTCGCCGGAATTCAGCACCCCGGAATACACTCTAAAAAACGTCAAAGCGCCGACAAAGGGGTCGGTCGCGATTTTGAAAGCCAAGGCGGCAAATGGAGCCTCATCGCTCGAGGGTCGCTCCGCTTCGGTTTCTTCGTCTTCCAGATGACCTTTAATTGCCACCACATCGGTTGGCGCCGGAAGGTATTCGATTACCGCATCCAGCATGGCCTGCACGCCTTTATTTTTAAAGGCGGATCCACAGAACGCCGGCATCAGCTTATTGGCTATCGTCTGCTGACGGATGCCCTGCTTGATTTCCTCATTCGTGAGCGTTTCTTCGAGCAGATACTTTTCCAGCAACTCTTCGCTGGCTTCGGCAGCGGCCTCGACCATATGCTCGCGCCACGTTTTACACTCTTCCAGCATATCGGGCGGGATGTCCCTCTCTTGGAAGGTCATCCCCATATTGCCTTCGTCCCAGTAGATCGCCTTCATCTTGATCAGATCGACCACGCCTTCGAAGCGGTCTTCAGCGCCGATCGGCAGTTGCATGGGCACAGCCAGACCTCCCAGCCTCGACTTGATCTGTTCGATCACCCGCAAGAAATTCGCTCCCGAGCGATCCATTTTGTTAACGAATACCAAGCGGGGGACATGATATTTATTCGCCTGTCGCCAAACCGTCTCCGACTGAGGCTCGACCCCGCCTACCGCACAAAAAACCGCACAGGCTCCGTCCAAAACCCTGAGCGAACGTTCGACCTCAATCGTGAAATCGACATGGCCAGGCGTATCAATAATATTGATACGGTGCTGCGGATACTGCTTTTTCATTCCGGACCAAAAGCAGGTCGTCGCCGCAGAGGTGATCGTAATCCCCCGCTCCTGCTCCTGCGCCATCCAGTCCATCGTCGCAGCCCCGTCATGCACCTCGCCTATCTTATGCGATACGCCGGTGTAATAGAGAATCCGTTCGGTAACCGTGGTTTTCCCTGCATCAATGTGAGCCATGATACCGATATTACGGTATCGCTCTATCGGAGTCTTGCGAGCCACGGCTAAATTACGATCTGCAGTAATCGATTACCAACGATAATGCGAGAATGCCTTGTTCGCTTCCGCCATGCGGTGCGTATCTTCCCGCTTCTTCGCTGCAGCGCCGCGGTTTTCGTAGGCATCCAGCAATTCGCCCGCCAATTTGGCCGGCATGTTCTTTTCATTTCTTTTACGCGACGCGTCGATCAACCAGCGCATCGCCAATGCCACGCGGCGAGAGGGGCGTACTTCGACAGGCACCTGATAGGTCGCACCACCCACGCGGCGCGATTTCACTTCTACGCGGGGCTGTACATTTTCAAGCGCCTTAGACAAAACTTCCAGAGGTTCGCCATGGCCTTTGCTTTCGATCACATCCAGAGCGCCGTAAACGATGCCTTCCGCAATGGATTTCTTGCCGCTTTCCATGATCATGTTCATGAACTTGCTCAGCATCACGCTGCCGTAACGCGGATCCGGAATGATTTCTCTTTTGGTAGCAACTCTTCTTCTAGACATAGCTTATCAACCTGTTATTTGCCTTTTGGCCGTTTGGTTCCGTACTTGGAGCGACCGCATTTTCTGTTATTGACGCCAGAAGTATCGAGACTGCCGCGCACGACGTGATAACGCACACCTGGCAAGTCCTTGACCCGGCCACCTCTAATCAAAACCACGGAGTGCTCTTGCAAGTTGTGGCCTTCGCCGCCGATGTAGCTACTGACTTCAGCGCCGTTGGTCAACCTAACCCGAGCCACTTTACGCAGCGCCGAATTCGGTTTCTTAGGTGTAGTGGTATAAACACGCGTGCAAACCCCCCGACGCTGCGGACAGGCTTCCAATGCAGGAACATTGGTTTTTTCGATTTTCTTGGCACGTGGCTTACGGACCAATTGGTTGATCGTGGCCATTTTTCTAATTACTCCGATATCAATTAACTGCCAGATTATAAAAAAATAACCGCCTGGCTTTAGCGGGCCGGCGGTTATCGGTTTTTTCGACCTGACCAATCACGTTAGTTCATGTTAGCCGTTTATGATACTGACAAAGTTTAGCCAGGTCAAGACGAATTTACATTAAAATGTAATTTAACTCGGTACTTACAGATTCAGCGCCTGTTTGAGAGCCTCTTCCACATCGCTCGCATCGACTGCCGATGCCGCTTCGGATTCGACTACCTGGTACTGGGCAGCACGATTCTTTCGATTTTCGTGATAAGCCAGACCGGTTCCGGCCGGAATCAACCGACCCACGATCACGTTTTCTTTCAAACCTTGCAGACTGTCGCTCAAACCGCGAACCGCCGCATCGGTCAATACGCGCGTCGTTTCCTGGAACGAGGCGGCCGAAATGAACGATTCGGTTGCCAATGAAGCCTTAGTGATGCCCAACAAGACCGGCTCGAAACTAGCCGGAATCTTGCCTTCGGTTTCCATCCGATCATTCTCTTCACGTAGCGCGGCACGCTCGACTTGATCGCCTTTCAGGAAGGAGGTATCACCGGAAGCGGTAATCTCGACTTTTCTCAGCATCTGGCGAATGATGGCTTCGATGTGTTTGTCGTTGATTTTTACCCCTTGCAGACGGTAAACGTCCTGAATTTCCTTGACCAGATAATTCGCCAGCTCTTCAACACCGCGCAGACGCAGAATGTCGTGCGGGGTCAATTCGCCTTCGGCGATCGTTTCACCCTTTTCGACATATTCGCCCTCGAATACGGTGATATGGCGCCACTTCGGAATCAGGGTTTCCACCTGTTCGCCGGCCGCATCGGTAATGATCACGCGCTGTTTGCCTTTGGTTTCCTTGCCGAAAGACACGGTTCCGCTCGTTTCGGCCAGGATCGCCGGATCCTTGGTCTTGCGGGCCTCGAACAAGTCCGCAACGCGCGGCAGACCGCCGGTAATGTCACGGGTTTTCGAAGATTCCTGCGGAATTCTGGCCAACACGTCGCCGACCTTCACCTCACCGCCGTCTTTGATGCCGACGATCGCGCCGGCCGGCAGAAAGTACTGCGCGGGAATTTCGGTTCCCGGCAAGAAGATCGCTTCGTCGGCGGCACCGATCAGCTTAACCATCGGACGCAATTCCTTGCCCGCACTGCCGCGCTGCTTCGGATCGGTAACCACCAACGAGCTCAGACCGGTCACTTCGTCCGAGATTTTTTGAACGGTGACACCTTCGTTGAAATGCTCCAGTTTGACGACACCGTCTACTTCGGTAATGACCGGGTGCGTATGCGGATCCCAGGTGACGATGATGTCGCCCGTGTTCACGCGGCCGCCTTCCTGCACCGACAGCACCGAACCGTAGGGAATCTTGTAGCGCTCCCGCTCACGGCCGTAATCGTCGACCACGCCGACTTCACCCGAGCGAGAAACCGCCACTAGATTGCCCTCGCGATTCAAGACCGATTTCAGGTTGCTCAAACGGACCGTACCGGACGATTTGACCTGTACGTTGCTGATCGCCGCCGACCGGGAAGCCGCACCGCCGATGTGGAAAGTCCGCATCGTCAACTGCGTACCGGGTTCGCCGATCGACTGCGCCGCGATCACGCCGACCGCTTCGCCGATATTGACCAGATGGCCGCGGCCCAGGTCGCGTCCGTAGCAGGCCGCGCAGACGCCATAACGGCTTTCGCAGGTAATGATCGAACGCACCAGTACCTGGTCGATGCTCTGCTCTTCGAGCACGCTGACCCAATATTCGTTCAACAGCGTACCGGCCGGAACGACAACTTTTTCGCCGCTCGCCTCCATCACGTCTTTTGCCGCGACACGACCCAGCACACGCTCGGACAGCGGTTCCACCACATCGCCACCTTCGATGATCGGCATCATGATCAAACCGTTTTCGGTACCGCAATCCTCACCGGTAATGACCAGATCCTGAGCCACATCGACCAGCCGCCGGGTCAGGTAACCCGAATTCGCGGTTTTCAGCGCGGTATCGGCCAGACCCTTCCGGGCACCGTGAGTCGAGATGAAGTATTGCAATACGTCCAGACCTTCACGGAAGTTTGCGGTGATCGGTGTTTCGATGATCGAACCGTCCGGCTTCGCCATCAACCCCCGCATCCCCGCCAGCTGGCGAATCTGCGCCGCGGAACCCCGGGCGCCCGATTCGGCCATCATGAAGATCGAATTGAACGATTTCTGCTTGACCATTTCGCCATCGGCATTCATCACGCTCTCTTCGCCGAGACCGTCCATCATCACCTTCGCGACCTGATCGTTCGCATGGGACCAGATGTCGACAACCTTGTTATAGCGCTCGCCGTCGGTCACCAAACCGGATGCGTACTGGCTTTGAATCTCGCTGACTTCCGCTTCGGCAGACGTGATGATATCGACTTTCTTTGCCGGAATCGCCATGTCTTCGACGCCGAACGACACGCCGGCGATCGTCGCGTAACGGAAACCGAGATACATCAGCTGGTCCGCCAGGATAACCGTATCCTTGTTGCCGAGGTAGCGGTAGCAGTAGTTGATCAGGCGCGAGATGTTCTTTTTGGTCATGTCGCAGTTGACCAATTCGAACGGCATCAGCTCGGGCACGATGTCCCAGATCAGTGCGCGGCCGACCGTGGTTTCGACGCGATGAGTCTTTTCGATGATCTCTCCGTTTTCGGCTTTGGTTCTTTCAGTGATCCGCAGTTGAATCTTCGACTGCAGTTCCACCGTTTTTTCCATCAGTGCTTTTTGTACTTCACCGACACTGACGAAGATGCCGCCTTCGCCTTTCGCATTGACTTTTTGCCGGCTGATGTAATACAGCCCCAACACCACGTCCTGAGACGGATTGATGACCGGCTCGCCGTTCGCGGGCGAGAGGATATTGTTGGTCGCCATCATCAGCGTTCTGGCTTCGAGCTGCGCTTCGAGCGACAGCGGGATGTGCACCGCCATCTGGTCGCCGTCGAAATCCGCGTTGAACGCACTACATACCAAAGGATGCAGCTGAATCGCCTTACCTTCGATCAGAATCGGCTCGAACGCCTGAATACCCAGACGGTGCAGAGTCGGCGCACGGTTCAGCAGGATCGGATGCTCGCGGATCACTTCCTCTAAAATATCCCACACCTCGGCGCCTTCGCGCTCGACCATCTTCTTGGCCGCCTTGATCGTGGTCGCATGGCCGCGGAACTGCAGCTTGCTGAAAATAAAAGGTTTGAACAATTCCAGCGCCATTTTTTTCGGCAGACCGCACTGATGCAGGCGCAAGGTCGGACCGACCACGATTACCGACCGGCCGGAATAGTCGACCCGCTTCCCGAGCAGGTTTTGCCGGAAACGCCCCTGCTTGCCCTTGATCATGTCGGCCAGGGATTTCAAAGGACGCCGGTTGGTGCCGGTAATCGCCCGGCCGCGGCGGCCGTTATCGAGCAAGGCATCGACCGATTCCTGCAGCATCCGCTTTTCGTTGCGCACGATGATGTCCGGCGCATTCAGATCCAGTAGGCGGTTCAAACGGTTGTTCCGGTTGATCACGCGGCGGTACAGATCGTTCAGATCGGATGTCGCGAAACGGCCTCCGTCGAGCGGCACCAAGGGGCGCAGCTCCGGCGGCAATACCGGCAGCACTTTCAGGATCATCCATTCCGGCCGGTTGCGTGAACTCAGCAGGGAATCGATCACCTTGAGGCGCTTCGAATATTTCTTGATCTTGGTCTCGGAATTGGTCGAATTGATTTCCTCGCGCAACACATTGACCTCTTCCTTCAGGTCGATTGCCTTGAGCAAGTCGTAAATCGCCTCGGCGCCCATTTTCGCAACGAAATCGTCACCGTGCAGCTCGACCGCGTCGAGATATTCGTCGTCGGTCAACAATTGACCCTTGTTCAACGGCGTCAAGCCCGGATCCAACACCACGAAGGATTCGAAATACAGGACGCGCTCGATCTCGCGGAGCGTCATGTCGAGCAGCAGCGCAATCCGCGACGGCAGCGATTTCAGGAACCAGATGTGCGCAACAGGACTTGCCAGCTCGATGTGACCCATCCGCTCGCGGCGGACTTTCGACAGCGTGACTTCGACGCCGCATTTCTCGCAGATGACGCCACGGTGCTTCAGGCGCTTGTATTTCCCGCACAAACATTCGTAGTCGCTGACCGGTCCGAAGATCTTCGCGCAGAACAGGCCGTCGCGCTCCGGCTTGAAGGTGCGGTAGTTGATCGTTTCAGGTTTTTTGACTTCTCCATAGGACCAGGCACGGATCATGTCGGGAGATGCCAAGCCAATCCGGATACCGTCGAAATCTTCGGCCCGGCCTTGACGCTTCAAAAAATTCATTAAATCTTTCAAGAGTTTATCCTCTTTAAATTTAAATAAGTCCCGGACGCAGGGTTCCGGGACAGGCTACCGGTTATATGCCAAGCTGGCGTTTAATCGCGTTCCAATTCGATATTGACCGCCAATGAACGGATTTCCTTGATCAATACGTTGAACGATTCCGGCATGCCGGCATCCATCTTGTGGTCGCCGTCGACGATATTCTTGTACATCCGGGTCCGGCCGGTCACGTCGTCGGACTTGACCGTCAGCATTTCCTGCAAGGTATAAGCCGCGCCGTAAGCTTCGAGTGCCCAGACTTCCATTTCCCCGAAACGCTGGCCGCCGAACTGGGCTTTGCCGCCCAGCGGCTGTTGCGTAACCAGGCTGTAGGGACCGGTCGATCTCGCATGCATCTTGTCGTCGACCAGGTGGTTCAGTTTCAGCATGTACATGTAGCCGACTGTGACTTCGCGCTCGAACGCTTCCCCTGTCAGGCCGTCGTACAACACGGTCTGCCCGTGTTCCGGCAGATCCGCCAGCCTGAGCATGGTACGAATGTCTTCCTCGGTCGCACCGTCGAAGACCGGCGTCGCCATCGGCACGCCGCCGACCAGATTTTGCGCCAATTCCAGGATCTCTTTATCCGAGAAGGAGCCCAGATTTTCTTTCCGGCCGCTCGAATTATAAATCTTGTCCAGATACTCGCGAATCTCGTTGATCTTGGCTCTCGCTTCGAGCATCTTGCCGATCTTGATGCCAAGCCCTTTCGCGGCCCAGCCCAAGTGGGTTTC
The genomic region above belongs to Methylomicrobium agile and contains:
- the rpsJ gene encoding 30S ribosomal protein S10, with protein sequence MSNQTIRIRLKSFDHKLIDQSAGEIVETARRTGAQVKGPIPLPTKKERFTILISPHVNKDARDQYELRTYKRLLDIVEPTDKTVDALMKLDLAAGVDVQIKLN
- the tuf gene encoding elongation factor Tu, which codes for MAKEKFSRSKPHVNVGTIGHVDHGKTTLTAALTKVMAELQGGEVKAFDQIDNAPEERARGITIATSHVEYQSAARHYAHVDCPGHADYVKNMITGAAQMDGAILVVSAADGPMPQTREHILLSRQVGVPYIVVFLNKADMVDDAELIDLVEMEIRELLDLYEFPGDDTPIIVGSALKALEGDQSEVGVPAIIKLVDALDSYIPLPERAVDGAFLMPIEDVFSISGRGTVVTGRVERGIIKVGQEVEIVGIRPTQTTTCTGVEMFRKLLDQGQAGDNVGILLRGTKRDDVERGQVLAQKGTIKPHKQFKAEIYVLSKEEGGRHTPFFDGYRPQFYFRTTDVTGAVKLPEGTEMVMPGDNIAVEITLISPIAMDEGLRFAIREGGRTVGAGVVASIIE
- the fusA gene encoding elongation factor G gives rise to the protein MARKTPIERYRNIGIMAHIDAGKTTVTERILYYTGVSHKIGEVHDGAATMDWMAQEQERGITITSAATTCFWSGMKKQYPQHRINIIDTPGHVDFTIEVERSLRVLDGACAVFCAVGGVEPQSETVWRQANKYHVPRLVFVNKMDRSGANFLRVIEQIKSRLGGLAVPMQLPIGAEDRFEGVVDLIKMKAIYWDEGNMGMTFQERDIPPDMLEECKTWREHMVEAAAEASEELLEKYLLEETLTNEEIKQGIRQQTIANKLMPAFCGSAFKNKGVQAMLDAVIEYLPAPTDVVAIKGHLEDEETEAERPSSDEAPFAALAFKIATDPFVGALTFFRVYSGVLNSGDSVYNSVKRRRERIGRLVQMHANSREEIKEVRAGDIAAAIGLKDVTTGDTLCDQDHKIVLERMDFPEPVISVAVEPRTKADQEKMGIALGKLAQEDPSFRVRTDEETGQIIISGMGELHLEIIVDRMRREFNVEANVGAPQVAYRETIRKRVEQEGKFVRQSGGRGQYGHVWLRIEPQEPGEGYQFVNGIVGGIVPKEYIPAVDKGVQEQLKSGVLAGYPVLDVKVTLFDGSYHDVDSSEMAFKIAGSMCFREGARKADPVLLEPIMKVEVITPEDYMGDVVGDINRRRGVIHGMEDTPSGKAISCEVPLAEMFGYATDLRSATQGRATYTMQFEKYTEAPASIADAIIKKSSLF
- the rpsG gene encoding 30S ribosomal protein S7, yielding MSRRRVATKREIIPDPRYGSVMLSKFMNMIMESGKKSIAEGIVYGALDVIESKGHGEPLEVLSKALENVQPRVEVKSRRVGGATYQVPVEVRPSRRVALAMRWLIDASRKRNEKNMPAKLAGELLDAYENRGAAAKKREDTHRMAEANKAFSHYRW
- the rpsL gene encoding 30S ribosomal protein S12 — encoded protein: MATINQLVRKPRAKKIEKTNVPALEACPQRRGVCTRVYTTTPKKPNSALRKVARVRLTNGAEVSSYIGGEGHNLQEHSVVLIRGGRVKDLPGVRYHVVRGSLDTSGVNNRKCGRSKYGTKRPKGK
- the rpoC gene encoding DNA-directed RNA polymerase subunit beta' translates to MNFLKRQGRAEDFDGIRIGLASPDMIRAWSYGEVKKPETINYRTFKPERDGLFCAKIFGPVSDYECLCGKYKRLKHRGVICEKCGVEVTLSKVRRERMGHIELASPVAHIWFLKSLPSRIALLLDMTLREIERVLYFESFVVLDPGLTPLNKGQLLTDDEYLDAVELHGDDFVAKMGAEAIYDLLKAIDLKEEVNVLREEINSTNSETKIKKYSKRLKVIDSLLSSRNRPEWMILKVLPVLPPELRPLVPLDGGRFATSDLNDLYRRVINRNNRLNRLLDLNAPDIIVRNEKRMLQESVDALLDNGRRGRAITGTNRRPLKSLADMIKGKQGRFRQNLLGKRVDYSGRSVIVVGPTLRLHQCGLPKKMALELFKPFIFSKLQFRGHATTIKAAKKMVEREGAEVWDILEEVIREHPILLNRAPTLHRLGIQAFEPILIEGKAIQLHPLVCSAFNADFDGDQMAVHIPLSLEAQLEARTLMMATNNILSPANGEPVINPSQDVVLGLYYISRQKVNAKGEGGIFVSVGEVQKALMEKTVELQSKIQLRITERTKAENGEIIEKTHRVETTVGRALIWDIVPELMPFELVNCDMTKKNISRLINYCYRYLGNKDTVILADQLMYLGFRYATIAGVSFGVEDMAIPAKKVDIITSAEAEVSEIQSQYASGLVTDGERYNKVVDIWSHANDQVAKVMMDGLGEESVMNADGEMVKQKSFNSIFMMAESGARGSAAQIRQLAGMRGLMAKPDGSIIETPITANFREGLDVLQYFISTHGARKGLADTALKTANSGYLTRRLVDVAQDLVITGEDCGTENGLIMMPIIEGGDVVEPLSERVLGRVAAKDVMEASGEKVVVPAGTLLNEYWVSVLEEQSIDQVLVRSIITCESRYGVCAACYGRDLGRGHLVNIGEAVGVIAAQSIGEPGTQLTMRTFHIGGAASRSAAISNVQVKSSGTVRLSNLKSVLNREGNLVAVSRSGEVGVVDDYGRERERYKIPYGSVLSVQEGGRVNTGDIIVTWDPHTHPVITEVDGVVKLEHFNEGVTVQKISDEVTGLSSLVVTDPKQRGSAGKELRPMVKLIGAADEAIFLPGTEIPAQYFLPAGAIVGIKDGGEVKVGDVLARIPQESSKTRDITGGLPRVADLFEARKTKDPAILAETSGTVSFGKETKGKQRVIITDAAGEQVETLIPKWRHITVFEGEYVEKGETIAEGELTPHDILRLRGVEELANYLVKEIQDVYRLQGVKINDKHIEAIIRQMLRKVEITASGDTSFLKGDQVERAALREENDRMETEGKIPASFEPVLLGITKASLATESFISAASFQETTRVLTDAAVRGLSDSLQGLKENVIVGRLIPAGTGLAYHENRKNRAAQYQVVESEAASAVDASDVEEALKQALNL